A window of Pyrus communis chromosome 3, drPyrComm1.1, whole genome shotgun sequence genomic DNA:
taattttttgtgcaGTGCTGCTGCCATCCTTATTGTTTCCAACTTCTTTGTTGGGAACCCTTCAATCCTTGATAGCACCTACAATTCGCAAAACGGCATGTCATGAAACACGATCATGAAGTGATCATATAACTACTATGGAAATGAACAAAACTAAAGCGGACAATGAGTGGTTATTGACCTGTGACTCATCAGTCAAGTGTTCAAGAACAGATTCGACTTTCTTGTGAAACTGCATCAGCTCATTCATGTcttttgttttgaaagaactaAGGGTAGTTCTCATTTCCGTGATAGGCTTTGTATACTTCTTAacatcttcttcaatttgttgAAAGTATGCTGATCTGAGACACAAAAAGTAGAAACTTATATGATTTTCGGTTTATTTGGCTTTGAGTACTTAGATTACTTATCCGTACAAGAAATACCTCTTTGTCATCTCTGCTAGAGCATCAGCCATTCCTTGTTTTCCGCCAGAGCTGCTTCCAACTCCGCCCTTTCTCCCATTGGATGCTTTTCCATCCAAGCTAGATCCTTCCACCTTTCCCTTGAGAAGGCGATAGAGACTCCCCATTTGGGATGATCTCTTCAGTTTGGTGTCTTTCTTGGGGCGCAAGGATCTTCCTGCGCCGAGTGCAGGAGGTGGGGGTGGAGCAGCTCCATTTGATGGGCCTTTTAACATGGGTGGTGGGGGTGGAGGACCTCCATTTGATGGTCCTGGTGGAGGTGGTGCGTGTGGAGGGCCGCCAATTGACGATCCtggtggaggaggtggtggtggagcTCCATTTGACGATCCTGGTGGAGGTGGGGATGGAGCCACTATTGTTGATCCTGGTATCATTGGTGTTGGTGGTGGGGTTGGTGGAGTTACTGACACTGATCCTGGTGCCATTGGTGGAGGTGGTGGGGGTGGTGGCCCCCCAACTGCTGCTACATTTTGTGGTGTTAATGTTGGTGGCGGCGGAGGAGGTGCTGCAACTTGTGGCTGCAAGGTGGGCATtgatggtggtggcggcggtgtTGCAACATTTAGCTTCAATGTGGGTAATGATGGTGGTGGAGGGGGTGTTGGTATTCTTGTTGCTGCTTGTGTATTAGGCAGTGAAAGTTGTTGCgctggtggaggtggaggtggaggcggAGGCGCTGATTTTTGTTGTGGTAGTGTTGGCGGCGAGGAAGGCAATGACAATTCTGTGGTGTCTGCTTCCAATGTTTCAGGGGTTGTGGTTGGAGTTTCAACATCATCACTTGTGTTGTCTATTCCCTTTCCACTAGAGTTCTCATTCAAACTCAGATTTGGGGCTACTACTTCCTCATCTGTTGctgcaattttcttttgagGGTTGCTCTCTAATTCTGTCCCAATTGATGGTTCCTCAaccaaattttcaatcttttccATACCATCGCCGGTGCCATGAGCTCCTTGTTTCGACAAGTGAAGAGACAAGTTTTTAACATCAATTGGATTCAGCTTCCCAACTGCTTGCACTCTCAAAGTCCAAAGCAATGGTGATTTGGAACCAATGTTGGCCTTCTTTCGTGATCTAGAAGAACCATCAATCTCGGGAAGGACAGAAGATGGAGTGACCGGAGAAGGGCAGGTGGAGCCTGAGGTGCAGCTTTCCGAATCGCTCAAGAGCTTCCCGAATGAGCTATTCCGAGGGCTGTAATCTTCTCCTTTCTGGTCATCCTGATCCATCATATCGAACTTGTCCCATGCCATCTTCATCAAGCAATCAAGTGTTCCCAACACCGTCTCAACTACAAAATCGTATAGAGTTGCAATCAGCCTTaacttaaaatttcacaaaaggaAGAAACTGTTAGATTGTTGCTTCCTTTGCCAAATGGAGAGGCCTCATCTAGTCCTAGAGAAAAATTTGAACCTACCGAGTTGCTCAGAATTGACATTCTCCTTGAGTGATGGGAATTCATATCTCGGTTTGTCCAACCTGTCATAACTTGTCATCCAAGACTCTCCAATAGATTTCAATGCCTTGCAGAAGGAGGCCAGGACCTGAATGCAGATGTTTAATTTGTACATAAGCTTAATGGTCTCGAGTATAATTACATATGCGTTTTAAGCCATTTCTTATGGATCTTAAATTCTTAATTACCTTTTCTATAGATGCTCCCTTTATTTCTGATAACTGTTTATGTAGCACAATTTCAGGGTAAAGTTTCTGTAGATCCCTCATCAACCTCATTACCATCTGCAAGCAGAAAATAATAGGAACATTAAACAAATTGTCGTTTAATCCAGAAAATTAAACAAGATTTCAACAGAAAAACATCTTCTTTTAGGGAAGTGTACGATGACATTTTTAGAGTTACTGTAAGAGCTctttggaaaaaggaaaaaaaggggaCACATACCTCATTTGTGGCAGCAGAAGCATCACAAGCTGGTAGGTCGATGATGTCCCTGAAGAAGATGATCTTCTTCCGGAGCTCAGTCATCCGAACCCGGTTGCCTGAATCTTCGGAAGACCTATCTTTTGGCATGCCTCTCCTAGAAGCATTCTTCTGTTTCACAGGAAGACCCTTGGGCTCCCTAGAGTCTTTCATTGCCTGCAAGAGCAACTCTTTTCATAACCATTTTCTAGTCTAGACCTTATTGCTAATCCATACCTAATCAaagattattttcttttatgaacCTTACTTAAAGATTTATGGCTACATGCAACAAATTTAATCTGGACAAGAAACAAGGCTGCCATGTTTCCTTATAGAATATTAGCATGCCTAGATGTAGatggtcagtttttgttagaaGCTAGATTTAAACACGATGTGTCACATATATATAACACATGCTTAAGGAAATTAAACATGGAAGCACAAAAAGTACCTTAATTCCAGAAGGCTTGTGACGAAACAATGGACCGAAACAGCTTCCGATAGCCATGGCTCGAACCTACGCTGAGACTTGCGACGAAACAAAGGTGATTGTGGTGATGATGATTGAATGACGAAGAAAACAACGACGACAAAGATGATGACGATGACAATATTGTTAAATGATCATACAACTGGGTTTTCAACAATTACTGGTCAGCACACCTTTAAAGCTTcatgtgaaaagaaaacaactccaaaatataaaattgtaatGCGTTCAACAAGATGGAAACACAATTTCttcgaaaaagaaaatgagataaAAACACAATTACGTGCGAGGCACTTAATCCTTGGGTTAATTAGTATGTACAAGAAACTGGAAAAACCATTTCTTTCTTTCAGCCTTGGAACTTTCTCTGAAAAGAGAAGCCAAGCAAAATCAGAATGGCAAAGTCCCTTTTATTGAGGAAGATCATCTAGTAGGCTGTAGCCGTCTCAGACCTAaactttcctttcttttttttctattttatttttaattaggttttttaattaattaattacctgTTTAGTTATCTAAATCGTGCATTCCTTGATTGCAGGAACTGGTGCTAGATTTTGATGGCTGGCAGCTATTACAGAACGATACAGCTTCTCACTTGAGTAAGATGAGGTGGTGGTTGTATTATCGTTGTAccagaaaaatctgaaatttctaaattttattttctgtatCAATTATCCATTTAAACAAAATTGATGCCATAATTAACTAAAAGCATCCTTATCAAAAGTTTTGTTATCGAGTGATAATTACGTGCTTATGTTCTAACATATACACGTGTCTGTTTATTAAtacaatacatatatatatatatatatatatattttagttaaacattttcaacaaagtttataataaaattttgtacGAAATATCCTACATCGACTAGGTCAAAATAAAAATACCTATACGTCAAATATATAGTAGCTAAGGTCTTGATTACTCCAAAAAACGTGGTGTTATTAGTCAATGTTCATATCTcatttgttttccatttttgaTTTGACTTGACAGCAAGTACCCCAATTGGCGATTAGAAAGTTGGAACCTGGAACATTTCTATCCTCTTCTTTTCACCAAATTTGGGCAGTGAAGCCTTCATATATTAGGTCGTTTGCCTTGGTCAAACAGAGAGTTCTGAGTCCGTGGTAGCCTTTGCAAAGGAAGATGCTTGATATTGTAATTTCACAATAAGAGGGACAATTGTTCGTGTAGTTTGTATACTATGTGGATATAAACACTTCAACCCATTTGGTGAAAATTCCAAGTGCGACCGTGGCCAGCATGGACAAGGGAGGTTCTAATGTTTAATCAAGAATATACCATTTTGAGTCGCATGATAAAGGGAGACACTCACGTGTAGATACTTGAATTTAAGTGGTATTAGCATTTAGTAAGTCGAGAAGAATCACTTTTTTATTATTCCAAATTGCCAAACTCAGCATCccatgaataaataaataagcaaaACGTAGAGGCATCATGCCAAAGGTATATGTCTATAAAAATATATAGCTGGGGATATTATACAAACAAATCATGAGATGAACAAATATGTATTGCAGTTTGAAGAACTCATGTACTCAACTGCTTTGTATCCATTTACAGATTTAGAGTTCTCTTGGTAGGTTGTAGTTTACTCTTGGGAGAGCCCTTTGCCGTTTTGCCTTCTAATGAAGCTCTTCTGGGTGCTACTGGAGAAAAGCCAGCCGCTGCAGTTTTCTCAGCAATTCGTTTTTGGCGTTCTATCCGCAGTTCCTCCATCTTTTGCCGAATTTCTTCTTCCTGTATACAAGCACATTCTCATCAGATTccataaaaagaaaatcaaaagtaCGACAATGAGAGGTATCCAAATAAATACTACATAATAAGCAACTGCACACTCATTATTTACCTTCTCGAATTTGCTCTTTTGTATTGTAGGCCCCCTTGTAGGAAATACTTTTTGGCTTTTGATATCAGGTCTGTTGTTAACTAGGGATCTCTTTACGATGTTAGACTTTGCTTCTTTACCGCGTTCTTTTGGTCCAGGAACTTTATTGCTCTTCACATTGGTTGCCATACTGTTCGAAGCAGGCTTGTTATCCACACGATCAGTTGTCTCAACACCAGAATGTTTTCTATTTGCCTCGGTAAATGAAATATCTGCTCCGTAGTCTATAGTCCAAGAAATTTCAGCGGACTCCAGGTTGGAATCCCTTTCAAGAATCATGCTAAGGTCATCTGGCTCAGATGTTCGAGTCTGTGGAGTATCCATAACTCCATTTTCCTTACGCGCGGCTAAACTCAGATTGTTGTCCATGCTTATTTCTGTTTTCCATGGTGATTCATACATATCATCAACTGCTGACCGAGACTGTATAAAGAAAGAATCATCCCCGCATACATTGCTTTCTCTCTCCGACGTGAAGATGCAATCACCATCAAAAAATGTTTGCTTCTTTGGTACTTTCTGGTCTTCTGTACTTTTTGAATGATTCACGTCAAACCAATCTTCTCCCCTTACAGTCCTGGTTACAGTAGACTCAGCAGCAGAAGCAGAAAAGGCAGACCTAATTTCAGTTTCTGATTTTGCCAATCTCTGCAAAAGTAATATGTCCTCATCTGCACAATCTTTTCTCTCCATAACTGAACTGAAATTTTCTTCATTCCGAAAATCTTCCAACTTAACCTCATAGTCATTTGTTCCATTCCTCTCCATCGCAACCAAAGGATCAGTTGCCACTGAAACTGTTAGTTTCTTTGGAGTTCTCTCGAGATTGAGCCCCAAATTAGGCCTCTCTGCTAATGAATTACCATCTTCAGACTTCGCTATCAAATGTGCATCTTGAACATCAATGGGGACTACAGCACGAACTGTCAAATCCTCATTACTTGATCCATTAAACATAGAGCGACTCTTCTCCACATCTCTTTCTTGCAAGTGTGACTCATGGGATACCTCCAATACTTCTGCTTTCTCAGTCACCTCATCTGAAAAAGATTCATCAGAAACTCCTCCTTTATTACCATCCCTCCTCTTGGGGGTGATGTAGTTGATGTTTTGAATGACCACTTTCCGCGAGGATTTCTTCTTAAACTTCTTTCTGGATGAATTCTCCATATCAGAATGCTTTCTCTCTTGATATGTCTCTGAATCTGAATTAGTCTCAGAAGTGGAGTCACTGGACTCAGTTTGGTTGCCTTCCCCTGAGTAGTCAGGTCGTGTTttattcttcttccttcttcttgaaGATGGCTTCTGAATCCTATGATAATTCGGTTCCCGACCATTGCTTGCTTCATCCATGTTGGGAGGCCATTGCATGTTCCTTGGATAATGAGGAGGAAAGGACTGCATAGTAGGGAAAGGATATCCATGATATGGAGGCAACTGGTTTGTATGGCCTAGTGAACCATAAAAGTACTGAGAATTCAGATGTGGAAATGGCATTGGCGCTTGAACTTTTTCACTACTTAGGATACCGCTATTGGGAAGATTTAACATAACATTTTGATTAGTGACCTCTGCTTCATTTGTAAGTGTAATTTCGGACGCTCCCCTGAATTGCAGATCTGATGAAGAACAGGCCACTACTGCTGCTACTTCTTTTATCCATAAACCATCTGTGTGCTTTTGCTTGTATAATTCCTTGAAGTTAATGCATGCTTCCCTACAAATAACCAACACTTGATCTTAAGAAACTCCAGCAGGCTCAACATTACAGCAAAATAAAATGCACTAAATCTAATTTCTCCAAAATGACGTGAAAAGTAGACCATGAAAATGCGATTAGAGTAAACGACAGATACTAATTTGCAAAACAAAAGAATCCGAGGTCCATCTGGTGGCTGATATGATATCACCTAAGTGTAGATTTCAAAAAAAGAGACtaatgaaacaaaacataattcaAATAATCAACTTTACTGGTTACAAGTTTACACCTTAAGCGTGAAGCACCAAATGCATCCGAAAAAGAAATGAGATCATCCATATTGTAGATTTCAAAACCAGCAACAAGGCCACGGGCATAAACCATGGCTTGCTGTTTCTGAAGCAATGCCACTCGAGTTTGAAGAAGGTGTTGAAGGCAAACCCTGTCATATTACAATAAAACTGAATGaatcaatgacaaaaatactGAAAGACACTGCAAGTGAGACTAATTCATTCATAATTGTAGCTATCCAAAAGAAATAGTTACTTGGAGTTTTCGTTTTTTACAACAGCCCCTGCTTCTTCAAGCTCACCTcttttctgaaaagaaaaatatagtacttaagtaatgagatcattcttTGAGAATACCTCACTTGTTATGTAATCTATATATAAAATACCTCCAAAGAACCAGCTGATTTCCTTGTACTCTGATTAGCAGATACAACTCCTGATAAACCAAGATTAATTAGGGATCAAATTGCAAAGTTCAAGTCCTCATTCGATCCAAATCAAAGAACATTCTTTCCATAATGTAAGAACATTATCTGATATATCGAATGCCTAAACCTAGCCTCCAAACCCAATTATCAAATAGAGAAAAACAACGGTTTTTAATGCCGGAAAACGAGCAAGATGATCAATGCCCAGAGTTGGATTTGCCCTAAGATCACTAGAACAGAAACAATACATTCAACACAAAAAACAGAAATTACCCAATACAGCACCAGAAAGGTTGATCTTAAATCATAAAACccataaattaaaaatgaaaaattcaaaGATTTTGATGAGATACCTTCCTCCAGTTGAACTGAACTCTCAATCTGCAAAATCTCCTTTTCAATACTGACAAACCTCTCCAGAACAGCTGGGGTGCTAACAAACCTCACAAATCTGCCCCACAGTACATAATTAAAGAGaaccaaaataaattttttatccaAATTAGAGATTAGAAATTGTATCAGTGAGAAATGACTCAAAATTTGGGAACTACCGTACCTTTGAAATGTGGATTTGGTGAACCAGGGTGCCATTTGGGTAGGCGGGCGAAGAGTAATGGAATACCCACCTCTGGAAATCTCATCTTTTACAGATTTGAGGTGAGAAACAAAGGGTTGGAACAACCCAGATGCTAGTTTCTCAGATTTGGCTCCATAGAAGATCACCAAGTCACATCTGCAGTCATTTAATTTAGACACAAATTAGAAAGAAATTCAAGATTAACACTAAGCAGAGTGAAATACAAATTAGTCATAGTGGGCGAGAAAGTGGAAAGAGTGCAAAAGGAAGTGATTTCTGTACATTATTTTTCTCTCCATGCACAGTCTGTttgttggattgaataaatcaaaagagaattgGGCTACAAAAATAAACAGGATCATACTGTAGGAGAAAAGGGTTGTGCGGAAATCATTTGCCGAGTGCAAATATAGCTACCTGGTTCGAGTTGGAGTGAGCTGAAACAAAGCATGGTCGAGGGGAGCTTCCATGGcggaaaatggaagaaaagagagaCTACAACTGCAAGTGCATAGTTTCAGTGTGTATATTGCAAACGGTAGAATGTCATATTCCTGGAACGTGCATGTCACATTCCCACAGTAGTTCCAAGTTGAAATGGAGGAGACGGAGAAAGAGCAAAACAGTTCAGAGACAGCTAGGAAGTGATGAAGCTTTGCACATGCCAATCATAAAGGTGGGCGGGATTATAGAATCATAAAAACTATTTTGGGAGTTGTCATGTTGTACAGCTTGATATCAAAATCcattagaatccaaaaacatgACTAAGCGTCTCGTAATACATTGTCACATGAAGAGGCTTACGCATATAACTTATATTAACAACCTGTTTCAATGtggaaggaagaaaagaaaaaaaaaaaaaaaaaaaaaaaaaaaaaactctagaaCCTATGACCACTTTCAATATCTAAAGGAGAAAAATTCGATAAAGGATTAAAAATGAGAGTCACAATTTTTGCGAGAAAATATGCCTGTTGACTTTTTATAAGATTTTTTGCGCGTGTAGTGAGAACATAAGGAAATAGTTGCTCATCCCTATCTGTTATTGGTCGTTAAGTGATTATTGGCTGTTGGTTGTTGCTTCTTCGTTGTCCCTAAGTGGCATAAAGGTCGGGGCTTAAGCCCCACGCAAATAGATTTAATGACCTTACTTGGTGAGTTGGTGTACAAGCAATCCTGATAGAAATTAGTAGATAACATGATAGTCGAAGAAGCAAGGCACTTAATGATAGTAAAATGAAGAAGTAAATCATGGAAAGCGGGGTACTCAATAGGGAGAggttcttaataaaaaaaaataaaaaaaagtgaagaaatGTTGCGAGGTCAATCACTTAAGTGTATATGCGGACACCTGGaatgtgaaatcccgttcccggatttcactatttaaaattacGTATTTCGTATTCGTATTCATAGTTTATACGCTTTTATATTTACGGCATATAGTTTTTTTTCAATAAGTAAGAGGAGGAAATTGCCCCTATTGTATTAAACGGGGATTCTTCGCGGACGTATTTGATCCTTTCATGATTTTTCAGATTTCTTTACATATTCAGATAGTACGTCTCGATATGGATGTGTGGGCATAAACAgaatgtaatttggagttataacgaagaagttataaACGAGTAAAGACAAGGGCGAAATGGTCATTTGATCATAAATCTAGAAGGCTCCAGCAAATATGATGTGCCATGTGTGTGGCTGTGAttggagaaggaagagagaaatgTGATTGGAGAAGCAatagagaaatgagagaaaggagggggtgctgcccaatcagaaagggggaaatgagggaaatgaggggatgagaaaaggaaagaaaccgGATCTCAAAACCTTTGACCCGATGACCTGGTTCCTCCACACTCCCTGATGCCGATTCTGGCATTTTTCCGATGATCAAAGGCTCGCCACCACCTGGAAAACATTTCTCATCATTCCCTTTTCCATCTACACCCAAAAACCAACGAGAATTGACCTCGATTTCGAGAGATTGCACCGATAGGTTTCGTGGGTGCACGATGGCGAAATCTGCCATTTCTGAAATGTTTTCCATCGATCACCACCACCAAAATACTCTTCTCAAGCCCAGGAACAAACCCCAAACAATTTTGGGGCGATGGTGTAGCAGGGAAGTCGAATCGAAGAACACCATTTTTGGGGTTTCGACAAATTGAGGATGATTTCAGGTGTTTTccggccgaattggacttcggcCTAGGTATGAAAGTTCTTCCCCGTGTTGTGTTCTAcaatttgtaaaatttggtaatttttggagttagGTGAATTTTTCGGCGAGTCGGGGCAGCCGACCCCCACCTGTGGTAGCGCGTGGCTAATAGGCCAACTTTGTCTTTCTAGGCTAAATGCAATATTCTGATTTTATATTTGGCATCCGATTGATGAAATTTAGTCGTTTGAACATATTTTCGTTAAGGTCCGCCACTTGATCATTATAACAATCGATAATCCGGGTCTTGTAGATCTtgatgaattgaatttttaagtTTGTATAACTAATTGTTGACTGCTACTTAATTTTAGTGATTGGcagagatctgaccgttggatcgtctcGAAATTTTAGGATATTGTTCTAGAAAATAAATGAGACTCTTGGAAAATTACGGATCGGAAATCCGTGGACAGATATTTCAGATCGaattacgtagggttgtggaccccacCGTTGACTGAGATTTGACTTTTGGTTAACATGTCTCAAATCgttttaaatactaaaattagtactacTAGAGTCtaagtgaagtctagtgggcctacattggttagtgagtgactttaatgtatgtgatatggttattaccctGATTTCGTATTTTGTATCCTTTATGGATATCACTTGATTTTATAaatgtgatttctattgaaatgtgaattttttttttttttttaactatttacCTATTGATCTATGtttattaaatgtgatttgacttgtgtattgAAGATAtttgtgaaatgtgatttgaaatgcatGTTGGATTGTTCGTTAAATGTGAGGGATAAtagtggaccgttaacccattgtcatgaGAATTCGTTGCTTCGTTATCATTTCATTTCTTGCTTTGTTAATCCATTCTAAATTTAGTACTTATGCTTGTTTCATTTCGTTGAGCCTTCATGAATTAAGTAACTTGATTCATGTCTTATTTCTTCAAGCCGTTGTTATGTTTCTTGAACTTCCGCtcgattccattgagtggtccagaatcaTATCCTGCTTTGAATTTATTGAGTGGTCCAATATCCATTGTACTCCGtgattctgttgagtggttTGGAATTGTATCCacttggattccgttgagaggtctggaatcccttctactccgcgattctgttgagtggttcggaatcgtatcctggtttggatttcgttgagtggtccgaaatccCATTTGGTACTTTGGTTCTATTAAGTGGTCTGGAACCCGATGTTGTTGGATTTTGTTAAGTGCTATGAAATCACATCATTGACTTCGCTGATTCGTTGGATTCGGTCTAAATTGAGAAAGCTTCAGAGATGTAGGCTTCGACTGAACTGTGTTACTCTAGCCCTATATTTTGGTGTATTGTATGTACTCTTGTTTGGGTTATGGTTGATGTTTAGTGTGGTACTCTATGTTGTCTACTAGGAAGTGTTTTACGAACAGTTCAGAGTTTAAcaaatggtgaactacgaatggcttgatctcGTCGGAGGGTACGTAGTCAGTCTAACaaagaggttagatgcagccataaagtatacgaaaaatTACTACACAATCTGAATCTTGTGTTCTGCTTTGCCTATATCCTGGAGgcggggtatgttagatatacgggTACTTGGTGATATAACGTGCCGATCCTGGACGTACGTCGGGATTAAGGCGTGACATGGAATAAGAACACAGGTTACTTAcaatttttgtaaaaagttcaattttttaGCTTTTGCTATCTCTATTGTGTGCCAAAGTAAGGAAAATGATATGAGTCATAAGGGTTTTCTTGGCCTTTGCCTAAACATCACTCCGGGACCCATATGGAATGGGTCATCCCACTAAGGAAAATGATTTAAGTTGAACAATGAAGAACCTATAAAAATACTAACATGGCCGTCAACATAGTCAGAATGGAGTTATCTATGTTTGTCATAACATCTTCGAAATGTCCTATTGGAAGCTTAAGCAAGTTTTATAATGTTTTATAGAACTTAGTAAAACCGGTTAAAAATCGTGAATTATTGGTTCACATACCATTCTTGAGGTTTCACACTATTTTTTCAgtgactattaaagaaaatgCTACAAGCCAGGCATCATGCATTGCTAAAGTTAATGTCTCTGTTGGGTTTCCATGAATTGATCGCGTAGACAGTGGAAGAGATTTAAGAGAATTAATATATATGTGAAAGGAAATTAAGAAATTACTTAATTTGAAATGTA
This region includes:
- the LOC137728965 gene encoding COP1-interacting protein 7-like isoform X1, with translation MILFIFVAQFSFDLFNPTNRLCMERKIICDLVIFYGAKSEKLASGLFQPFVSHLKSVKDEISRGGYSITLRPPTQMAPWFTKSTFQRFVRFVSTPAVLERFVSIEKEILQIESSVQLEEGVVSANQSTRKSAGSLEKRGELEEAGAVVKNENSKVCLQHLLQTRVALLQKQQAMVYARGLVAGFEIYNMDDLISFSDAFGASRLREACINFKELYKQKHTDGLWIKEVAAVVACSSSDLQFRGASEITLTNEAEVTNQNVMLNLPNSGILSSEKVQAPMPFPHLNSQYFYGSLGHTNQLPPYHGYPFPTMQSFPPHYPRNMQWPPNMDEASNGREPNYHRIQKPSSRRRKKNKTRPDYSGEGNQTESSDSTSETNSDSETYQERKHSDMENSSRKKFKKKSSRKVVIQNINYITPKRRDGNKGGVSDESFSDEVTEKAEVLEVSHESHLQERDVEKSRSMFNGSSNEDLTVRAVVPIDVQDAHLIAKSEDGNSLAERPNLGLNLERTPKKLTVSVATDPLVAMERNGTNDYEVKLEDFRNEENFSSVMERKDCADEDILLLQRLAKSETEIRSAFSASAAESTVTRTVRGEDWFDVNHSKSTEDQKVPKKQTFFDGDCIFTSERESNVCGDDSFFIQSRSAVDDMYESPWKTEISMDNNLSLAARKENGVMDTPQTRTSEPDDLSMILERDSNLESAEISWTIDYGADISFTEANRKHSGVETTDRVDNKPASNSMATNVKSNKVPGPKERGKEAKSNIVKRSLVNNRPDIKSQKVFPTRGPTIQKSKFEKEEEIRQKMEELRIERQKRIAEKTAAAGFSPVAPRRASLEGKTAKGSPKSKLQPTKRTLNL
- the LOC137730080 gene encoding uncharacterized protein At4g04980, coding for MAIGSCFGPLFRHKPSGIKAMKDSREPKGLPVKQKNASRRGMPKDRSSEDSGNRVRMTELRKKIIFFRDIIDLPACDASAATNEMVMRLMRDLQKLYPEIVLHKQLSEIKGASIEKVLASFCKALKSIGESWMTSYDRLDKPRYEFPSLKENVNSEQLVETVLGTLDCLMKMAWDKFDMMDQDDQKGEDYSPRNSSFGKLLSDSESCTSGSTCPSPVTPSSVLPEIDGSSRSRKKANIGSKSPLLWTLRVQAVGKLNPIDVKNLSLHLSKQGAHGTGDGMEKIENLVEEPSIGTELESNPQKKIAATDEEVVAPNLSLNENSSGKGIDNTSDDVETPTTTPETLEADTTELSLPSSPPTLPQQKSAPPPPPPPPPAQQLSLPNTQAATRIPTPPPPPSLPTLKLNVATPPPPPSMPTLQPQVAAPPPPPPTLTPQNVAAVGGPPPPPPPPMAPGSVSVTPPTPPPTPMIPGSTIVAPSPPPPGSSNGAPPPPPPPGSSIGGPPHAPPPPGPSNGGPPPPPPMLKGPSNGAAPPPPPALGAGRSLRPKKDTKLKRSSQMGSLYRLLKGKVEGSSLDGKASNGRKGGVGSSSGGKQGMADALAEMTKRSAYFQQIEEDVKKYTKPITEMRTTLSSFKTKDMNELMQFHKKVESVLEHLTDESQVLSRIEGFPTKKLETIRMAAALHKKLNTMLTELQNWKLVAPLGQLLDKAERYFNKIKGEIDAMERTKDDEAKKFQSQNIHFDFNILIRIKEAMVDVSSSCMEMALKERREAKAAEKSTGTKTDQKQTKICVKMLWRAFQFAFRVYTFAGGHDDRADMLTKELANEIESEPQHH
- the LOC137728965 gene encoding COP1-interacting protein 7-like isoform X2, producing the protein MEAPLDHALFQLTPTRTRCDLVIFYGAKSEKLASGLFQPFVSHLKSVKDEISRGGYSITLRPPTQMAPWFTKSTFQRFVRFVSTPAVLERFVSIEKEILQIESSVQLEEGVVSANQSTRKSAGSLEKRGELEEAGAVVKNENSKVCLQHLLQTRVALLQKQQAMVYARGLVAGFEIYNMDDLISFSDAFGASRLREACINFKELYKQKHTDGLWIKEVAAVVACSSSDLQFRGASEITLTNEAEVTNQNVMLNLPNSGILSSEKVQAPMPFPHLNSQYFYGSLGHTNQLPPYHGYPFPTMQSFPPHYPRNMQWPPNMDEASNGREPNYHRIQKPSSRRRKKNKTRPDYSGEGNQTESSDSTSETNSDSETYQERKHSDMENSSRKKFKKKSSRKVVIQNINYITPKRRDGNKGGVSDESFSDEVTEKAEVLEVSHESHLQERDVEKSRSMFNGSSNEDLTVRAVVPIDVQDAHLIAKSEDGNSLAERPNLGLNLERTPKKLTVSVATDPLVAMERNGTNDYEVKLEDFRNEENFSSVMERKDCADEDILLLQRLAKSETEIRSAFSASAAESTVTRTVRGEDWFDVNHSKSTEDQKVPKKQTFFDGDCIFTSERESNVCGDDSFFIQSRSAVDDMYESPWKTEISMDNNLSLAARKENGVMDTPQTRTSEPDDLSMILERDSNLESAEISWTIDYGADISFTEANRKHSGVETTDRVDNKPASNSMATNVKSNKVPGPKERGKEAKSNIVKRSLVNNRPDIKSQKVFPTRGPTIQKSKFEKEEEIRQKMEELRIERQKRIAEKTAAAGFSPVAPRRASLEGKTAKGSPKSKLQPTKRTLNL